One genomic window of Fusarium fujikuroi IMI 58289 draft genome, chromosome FFUJ_chr01 includes the following:
- a CDS encoding probable ran GTPase activating protein 1: protein MASSDKIFSLEGKGLKLDTAEDLEPHIAPLRSADVEEVRILGNTLGVGACKLLGEVLATKKNLRVANFADIFTGRLLSEIPDAISSLLTSVLNLPKLNTVNLNDNAFGLNVQAPLVAFLAAHVPLQHLYLNNNGMGPHAGILIADALSELHAKKEAARKEGKEVPDLETVICGRNRLENGSMTAWAKAYKLHNKIKVIKMVQNGIRQEGISHLLAEGLSHASKLEVLDLQDNTFTVTGARALSKVVANWTSLQELGVGDSLLGAKGGVLVADALAKGKNAKLETLRLQYNEITSKGIKAFAIAAKDGLPALKRIEINGNILTEDDESIPVLQELLEERKEKFGGDIVNEDEWGVDELEDLEEPDSDAEEEEEEEEEIEPEDRAEKLIKEAEEAQEEPVIPVKDKEVDELAKKLEKTGI, encoded by the exons ATGGCTTCTTCCGATAAGATTTTTTCCCTCGAGGGAAAGGGCCTCAAGCTCGACACTGCTGAGGATCTCGAGCCTCATATTGCCCCTCTTCGATCTGCAGACGTCGAAGAAGTTCGTATTTTGGGCAACACTCTGGGTGTTGGCGCCTGTAAGCTTCTTGGTGAGGTTCTTGCGACCAAGAAGAACCTGAGA GTCGCAAACTTCGCCGATATCTTCACTGGCCGACTCCTGAGCGAGATCCCTGACGCTATCTCTTCGCTACTCACCTCCGTTCTCAACctccccaagctcaacactGTCAACTTGAATGACAATGCCTTTGGTTTGAACGTCCAAGCGCCTCTCGTGGCCTTCCTAGCCGCCCATGTGCCACTGCAGCACCTTTACCTGAACAACAACGGCATGGGCCCTCACGCTGGTATCCTCATCGCTGATGCGCTCTCCGAGCTTcacgccaagaaggaggctgccCGAAAGGAAGGAAAGGAAGTTCCCGATCTCGAGACTGTTATCTGCGGCCGAAACCGATTGGAGAATGGAAGTATGACGGCGTGGGCAAAGGCCTACAAGCTGCacaacaagatcaaagtgATCAAGATGGTTCAGAACGGTATTCGACAAGAAGGTATCTCCCACCTTCTCGCCGAAGGTCTCAGTCACGCTTCCAAACTCGAGGTCCTCGACCTGCAGGACAACACCTTCACCGTCACTGGGGCCCGAGCTCTGTCAAAGGTTGTTGCCAACTGGACTTCACTCCAGGAGTTGGGAGTTGGGGACTCCCTACTTGGTGCCAAGGGTGGTGTCCTCGTAGCAGATGCTCtggccaagggcaagaatgCTAAACTTGAGACCTTGCGTCTGCAATACAATGAAATCACCTCCAAGGGTATCAAGGCCTTCGCCATTGCCGCCAAGGATGGTCTTCCTGCTTTGAAGCGAATTGAAATCAACGGCAACATTCTCACAGAGGACGACGAGTCGATTCCCGTCCTtcaggagcttcttgaggagcgCAAGGAGAAGTTTGGTGGCGATATTGTCAACGAGGATGAATGGGGTGTTGACGAGCTGGAGGACCTTGAGGAGCCAGACAGTGAcgcggaggaagaggaagaggaggaagaggagattgagcCTGAGGACCGAGCCGAGAAGTTGATCAAGGAGGCCGAGGAGGCCCAAGAGGAACCTGTTATTCctgtcaaggacaaggaggtgGACGAGTTGGCaaagaagctcgagaagaCTGGAATTTAA
- a CDS encoding probable ubiquinol-cytochrome-c reductase cytochrome c1 precursor, with product MLARSCLRSTRTFNGLRNGPSAVTKVWHDPTTSASELPVCREMTTTNLDTPQPRQSQLNAPQLHRAASSSSSAASDASATRLNLAAAASTTLALGSMAWYYHLYGPVAFAMTPAEEGLHATKYPWVHNKWFKTFDHQALRRGFQVYQEVCQSCHSLSRIPYRTLVGSVLTVDEAKALAEENEYPGEPDEQGEIQMRPGKLADYMLPPYKNEEAARFANNGALPPDLSLIIKARHGGCDYIFSLLTGYPEEPPAGVQVAPGMNFNPYFPGTGIAMARVLYDGLVEYEDGTPATTSQMAKDVVEFLNWAAEPEMDDRKRMGMKVLVVSASLWAVSVWVKRYKWAWLKSRKIAYDPPKEVKVRR from the exons ATGCTTGCCAGGTCGTGTTTGCGCTCGACGCGCACCTTCAATGGCCTCCGGAACGGCCCTTCTGCTGTCACCAAGGTATGGCACGATCCTACCACCTCTGCCAGCGAGCTTCCCGTTTGCCGAGAGATGACAACCACGAACCTCGACACGCCGCAGCCACGCCAATCGCAACTGAATGCGCCTCAATTGCAT CGTGCCGCTTCCTCGAGCTCCAGCGCCGCCAGCGATGCCTCTGCCACCCGATTGAACCTGGCTGCCGCCGCCTCGACTACCCTCGCCCTCGGCTCCATGGCTTGGTACTATCACCTTTACGGACCTGTTGCCTTTGCTATGACTCCTGCTGAAGAGGG ACTTCACGCTACCAAGTACCCTTGGGTTCACAACAAGTGGTTCAAGACCTTCGACCACCAGGC TCTCCGCCGTGGTTTCCAGGTTTACCAGGAGGTCTGCCAGTCCTGCCACTCCCTCAGCCGAATCCCCTACCGAACGCTCGTCGGCTCCGTCTTGACCGTTGACGAGGCCAAGGCCCTTGCCGAGGAGAACGAGTACCCCGGTGAGCCCGATGAGCAGGGTGAGATCCAGATGCGCCCCGGAAAGCTGGCCGATTACATGCTGCCTCCTTACAAGAACGAGGAGGCTGCTCGATTTGCCAACAATGGTGCTCTCCCCCCGGATCTGTCTCTTATCATCAAGGCCCGTCACGGTGGCTGTGACTACATCTTCAGCTTGCTCACCGGCTACCCTGAAGAGCCCCCTGCTGGTGTTCAGGTCGCTCCCGGCATGAACTTCAACCCTTACTTTCCCGGTACCGGTATCGCCATGGCCCGTGTTCTTTACGACGGTCTCGTTGAGTACGAGGATGGTACCCCCGCCACCACCTCTCAGATGGCCAAGGATGTTGTCGAGTTCCTCAACTGGGCTGCCGAGCCCGAGATGGATGACCGAAAGCGAATGGGTATGAAGGTCCTTGTCGTCTCTGCCTCTCTGTGGGCTGTCAGTGTCTGGGTGAAGCGATACAAGTGGGCTTGGCTGAAGTCCCGAAAGATCGCCTACGATCCCCCCAAGGAGGTCAAGGTCCGCCGCTAA